In Uranotaenia lowii strain MFRU-FL chromosome 2, ASM2978415v1, whole genome shotgun sequence, one genomic interval encodes:
- the LOC129744283 gene encoding exosome RNA helicase MTR4, with protein sequence MADVDDLFNLFEAADQNEDGDGNVPIVVEDGKSGDGGSGEVPSKTDSSETIKDDQGGTKREYDEDDDPDVEEVEPTKRAKIESLLDDINLDNIESRIKVHTIQSPEACTHEVAVYPDQKYMPLVASTGKPAKEYPFVLDPFQKEAIMCIENQQSVLVSAHTSAGKTVVAEYAIAKSLAEKQRVIYTTPIKALSNQKYREFHEEFKDVGLVTGDVTINPSASCLIMTTEILRNMLYRGSEIMREVGWVIFDEIHYMRDKERGVVWEETLILLPDNVHYVFLSATIPNARQFAEWVCHIHKQPCHVVYTDYRPTPLQHYLFPAGGDGIHLVVDEKGVFKEDNFNTAMAVLQGAGEAAKGDQKGKKGGLKASNSGETNIFKIVKMIMERNFAPVIIFSFSKKDCEIYAMQMAKLDFNSTTEKKLVDEVFNNAMDVLSEEDRQLPQVENVLPLLRRGIGIHHGGLLPILKETIEILFGEGLIKALFATETFAMGLNMPARTVLFTSPRKFDGKNFRWVTSGEYIQMSGRAGRRGLDDKGIVILMVDELVSPVAGKEIVQGKPDPINSAFHLTYNMVLNLLRVEEINPEYMLERSFFQFQNQSSIPEIYKKVQDKQKELQGVYIKDEQSIVSYHHVRDQLDSLGKQFREYITRPTYLIPFLQPGRMIKIQSDNGEFEWGIVVNFKKETADAKTNPLKAETKVVIDVLLHVDDGFEKEGIPKPCPANKRGSVEVVPVLHTLVHRISSLRVYYPNDLRPADNRRSVLKTINEVKKRFPQGPPLLNPINDMHIKEKDFQTIVDMIDKFEKRLFSHPLHENPELDKFYTKYMEKLEIEKQLKEQKTALREARSLLHMDELKHRKRVLRRLGYCTAADVIEFKGRVACELSCADELLLTEMIFNGTFTNLTTAQSCALLSCFVCDEKSSEVPAATEELSGPLRQMQDLARRIAKVSNECKVELDEERYVESFKPFLMDVVLAWCKGSSFLELCKMTEIFEGSIIRCMRRLEELLRQMVQASKTIGNTDLENKFSEAIRLLKRDIVFAASLYL encoded by the exons ATGGCCGATGTAGATGATCTGTTTAACCTGTTCGAAGCCGCCGATCAAAACGAGGATGGCGATGGAAATGTTCCGATCGTCGTGGAGGATGGAAAATCCGGCGATGGAGGTTCTGGAGAAGTGCCTTCCAAGACGGATTCCTCAGAAACGATTAAGGA TGACCAGGGCGGAACCAAGCGAGAGTATGACGAAGATGATGATCCCGATGTAGAAGAAGTGGAACCAACTAAACGAGCCAAGATCGAGTCGTTATTGGATGATattaa CTTGGATAACATCGAGTCTCGCATCAAGGTACACACGATCCAATCCCCGGAGGCATGTACCCATGAGGTAGCAGTTTACCCGGACCAGAAGTACATGCCTCTGGTAGCTTCAACTGGCAAACCGGCCAAAGAGTACCCTTTCGTGCTGGATCCTTTCCAGAAGGAAGCCATTATGTGCATTGAGAATCAGCAATCGGTTCTGGTTTCGGCCCATACGTCGGCTGGTAAAACGGTCGTTGCCGAATATGCTATCGCCAAATCGTTGGCAGAAAAACAGCGGGTTATATATACTACTCCAATCAAAGCTCTGTCAAATCAGAAATATCGGGAGTTCCACGAGGAGTTCAAGGACGTCGGATTGGTTACTGGAGATGTTACCATTAATCCGTCAGCTTCCTGTCTTATTATGACAACGGAAATCTTGCGTAACATGCTTTATCGTGGGTCGGAAATCATGAGGGAAGTAGGTTGGGTTATATTCGACGAAATTCACTATATGCGAGACAAGGAACGTGGAGTTGTTTGGGAGGAAACTTTAATCCTGCTTCCGGATAACGTTCACTATGTTTTCCTATCGGCTACGATTCCGAACGCGCGTCAGTTTGCCGAATGGGTCTGTCACATTCACAAGCAACCGTGTCACGTGGTTTATACAGACTATCGACCTACTCCACTGCAGCATTATCTGTTTCCGGCCGGTGGTGACGGAATCCATCTAgtggtggacgaaaagggtgtttTTAAGGAAGACAACTTCAACACAGCCATGGCAGTATTGCAGGGTGCTGGAGAAGCTGCCAAGGGCGATCAGAAAGGCAAGAAGGGAGGTCTTAAAGCATCAAATTCGGGAGAAACGAACATCTTCAAGATTGTTAAGATGATAATGGAGCGAAACTTTGCTCCGGTTATCATTTTCTCGTTCAGTAAGAAAGATTGTGAGATCTATGCAATGCAGATGGCCAAGTTGGATTTCAACTCGACGACGGAGAAGAAGCTGGTCGACGAGGTCTTCAACAACGCTATGGACGTGTTGAGTGAAGAAGATCGACAGCTGCCGCAG GTTGAAAACGTGTTGCCGTTGCTGAGACGCGGTATCGGAATCCATCACGGAGGGTTGCTGCCAATCCTGAAGGAAacgattgaaattttattcggCGAAGGTCTCATCAAGGCACTGTTTGCTACCGAAACGTTTGCCATGGGCTTGAACATGCCGGCCCGCACCGTCCTTTTCACCAGTCCCCGTAAGTTCGACGGCAAGAACTTCCGCTGGGTAACTTCCGGTGAGTACATTCAGATGTCCGGACGTGCCGGTCGACGTGGCTTGGATGACAAGGGTATTGTTATCTTGATGGTAGATGAACTGGTATCGCCCGTGGCCGGGAAAGAAATCGTCCAGGGCAAACCGGATCCGATCAATTCGGCTTTCCATTTGACTTACAATATGGTGTTGAACTTGCTTCGAGTTGAAGAGATCAACCCGGAATACATGCTGGAGCGCTcgtttttccagtttcaaaatCAGTCATCGATTCCAGAGATTTATAAGAAAGTGCAAGATAAACAGAAGGAACTACAAGGGGTTTACATCAAAGATGAACAGTCTATCGTTTCATATCACCATGTTCGGGATCAGTTAGACAGCTTGGGGAAACAGTTTAGAGAATATATTACGAGACCAACATATTTAATACCGTTTTTGCAACCTGGAagaatgatcaaaattcaatcTGACAATGGCGAGTTCGAGTGGGGAATTGTAGTAAATTTCAAAAAGGAAACCGCAGATGCTAAAACGAATCCTTTAAAAGCGGAAACAAAAGTCGTTATTGACGTCCTTCTACACGTTGATGATGGTTTTGAAAAGGAGGGCATTCCCAAACCTTGTCCAGCGAACAAACGTGGTTCGGTAGAAGTGGTTCCAGTTCTTCACACTTTAGTTCACAGAATAAGTTCGCTTAGAGTATATTATCCCAACGACCTCCGACCAGCCGACAACCGACGATCGGTTTTGAAAACAATCAATGAAGTTAAAAAACGTTTTCCCCAAGGTCCACCGTTGCTGAATCCCATCAACGATATGCACATAAAAGAGAAAGACTTCCAAACCATAGTAGATATGATTGATAAATTCGAGAAGCGACTGTTCTCCCACCCGCTCCATGAAAATCCGGAACTGGACAAATTTTACACCAAGTACATGGAAAAGCTTGAGATCGAGAAACAATTGAAAGAACAGAAAACGGCGCTTCGCGAAGCTCGAAGTTTACTGCACATGGACGAACTGAAACACCGAAAGCGTGTACTCCGCCGTCTTGGTTACTGCACGGCAGCCGATGTGATTGAATTTAAAGGAAGAGTTGCGTGCGAACTCAGCTGTGCCGACGAATTGCTTTTAACTGAAATGATTTTCAATG GAACCTTTACCAATCTCACCACAGCTCAGTCTTGCGCGTTACTGTCCTGCTTCGTGTGTGATGAGAAGAGCTCCGAGGTACCGGCAGCAACCGAGGAACTGTCCGGACCCCTTCGTCAAATGCAGGACCTGGCTCGCCGGATAGCCAAAGTTTCCAACGAGTGCAAGGTCGAGTTGGACGAGGAACGTTACGTCGAATCGTTCAAACCGTTCCTGATGGATGTGGTGCTGGCCTGGTGCAAAGGGTCTTCCTTCCTGGAGCTTTGTAAGATGACCGAAATATTCGAGGGTTCCATCATTCGATGCATGCGCCGGCTGGAGGAATTGCTTCGGCAAATGGTTCAGGCTTCGAAAACAATCGGTAACACCGATCTAGAGAATAAATTTTCCGAAGCCATACGATTGTTGAAAAGGGACATCGTATTTGCTGCTTCGCTTTATCTGTAG